Sequence from the Pseudomonas sp. 7SR1 genome:
AGTTGCTGAAGCTGCGTTCCCAGCGCCGCGCGTCGTTCGTCGCTCGACCAGACTGCCTGGCCTGCGTTTTGCTCATAGAACGCCTGCAGGTTCATGATCGTCGGAAAGTCGACAGCCGCCGCCAGAGCCGGGCAAGTGACCGATAATTGCGCCAGCGTGGTGTGTACAGGGGCCGGATCGCCGAACGAAACATCACCGGCCGTCGCGACCAATGGCGAAGCGAGGCATAGGAAGCTCAAGTAACATGCGGACTTTTTGAACAACTGCTTAACTCCAATCCATGGCCGTCTCGATGACGGTGACTTTTGCGACAGGTAAGACCCGCCATCATGATACAAACCAACAAATACGGACGGGATGCCGCGAATAAATACCTGCGTGGACATTTTTCGTCGGCGCTGACCTTCACTCGTCGATTCTGTCTGCTCGTGACCGGCCTGGGCGTCCTGTGCAGCCCGGCGCTGGCGGAGAAGGCAAAGGCTCAAACCCTTTACAACAGCCTCGCCCACGCAGCGCCGGAACTCAATCCCCAGGCGCTCAAAAGTGCCTTGAGCGCCATGCAATGCGCGGTCGCCAATGGTGCGCGCCAGGCCCGCCACCTGGCTGTGATCGATTATTCCCAACCCTCCACGGCCCGGCGGCTGTGGATCTTCGACCTGCGTCAGAAGAAGCTGGTGTTGCGCGACCTGGTGGCCCACGGGCAGAAATCCGGGGAAAACTTCGCCACTCAGTTTTCCAATCGCCTGGGCAGCTACCAGTCCAGCCTCGGACTGTTTCGTACCCAGGAAAGCTACCAGGGCGCCCACGGCTATTCGTTGCGCATGGACGGCCTGGAACCTGGCTTCAACGACCTGGCCCGGGACCGTGCCATCGTGATCCATGCCGCCGACTACGTGAACCCGCTGTGGAGCGCGCGCCAGGGCCGTATCGGGCGCAGCCAGGGCTGTCCCGCCGTACGTCCCCAGGTGGCGCGGCAGGTGATCGATCGACTCAAGGGTGGGCAGTTCATGTTTTCCTGGTATCCGGATCCGGGCTGGCTGAAGCGTTCGGCGTATCTGAACTGCCAGCCGCAACAGGTTGCCAGCATCCTGGCCAGCAGTGGCGGCTGACCCGCACAGGCTTGCTCGGGCCAGGGTTGCAGTCGAACGGCCGGTGGTTAAAATGCCGGCCTTTCGAATCCCTGGCGTTGTCCGATGAACCCTGAAGCCCTTCACACCCTTCAAACGCATTTGCTGACGGCCCTGGCCTCCCTGCCCGACGAAACCCGGCGCCTGTTCCATGGCCGCGGACGCTGCTGGCCGGGGCTGGAACAGGTCACGGTCGACTGGCTGCAAGGGGTGGTGCTGGTTTCGTTGTTCAAGGAGCCCGAGCCGACGCAACTGGACGATCTGATGTCCATGTTGCTCGCCCTCGCTGCCTCGTCCACCTGGCAGCACAGCACCGCCCATACCCTGGCGGTCCAGCACCGCTATCTGCCCCAGAGCCTGACCCAATGGCTGGTGGGGGAACCGGTGGATGAGTGGACGCTGACCGAAGGTGGCCTGCGCTACCGCATCGACCTGGGCAAGAAGCAGAACAACGGCTTGTTCCTGGACATGCGCTATGGTCGCGACTGGGTTCGCGCCCATGCCAGCGGCAAACGCGTGCTGAACCTGTTCGCCTACACCTGTGGTTTCTCGGTGGCGGCCATCGCCGGCGGTGCCCGGCAGGTGGTGAACCTGGATATGTCGCGGGCGGCACTGAGTCGCGGACGCGACAATCATCGCCTGAACGGCCATGACCTGGGCCAGGTCAGTTTCCTGGGCCACGACCTGTTCAAATCCTGGGGCAAGGTCATCAACAGCGGCCCCTATGACCTGGTCATCATCGACCCACCGACCTTCCAGAAAGGCAGCTTCCTGTTGACCAAGGACTACCAGCGCGTCCTGCGGCGGCTGCCGGAGCTGCTGGCACCCCACGGCACGGTGCTGGCGTGCAGCAACGATCCGGCCACCGGCCCGGACTTCCTCATCGAAGGGGTCACCCGGGAAGCGCCAGGCCTGGCGTTCGTGCAGCGCCTGGACAACCCACCGGAGTTTCCCGACGCCGATATGGCCTGCGGCCTCAAGGCCCTGGTGTTCCAGGCCCCCTGAGGACAATTGCCCACTGGCGCCGCCCCGCAAAGCCGTTGCGGCGAAGGGGCTCGCCCCCCTTTCGCCACAGGATCGATCAGACGCTCGCCGTGGGCGGCGATGGCGGTCGCAATGGCCACCAGGGATCGACCAGATCAGTGGTCAGGCGGCGTGCCAATACTTCGATCTCCCGGCTCTTGACCGAACGATAGATCGCCATGGTCCTGCGCAACTGGTCCTCGGTGAGCATCACCGGCTCGCCAGCCGCCCAGTTCACATCCGCGACGCCTTCGAGCGCGACGCGTCGCCAGACCGTGCCGTTGGCTTGGGGCATCTCTTCGAGAGCGCTGGGCAGGCCAGCTTCCGGCCGGGCTAGATTATCCAGCAGTACCCGAGGCCAATGGGACGGGTCCACCGGCTCGCTGAAAGCATCCACCAGGTCCTCCTCCACCCGGTCCCATATGGCCAACCCTTCTGACCATTCGTGAGACATCAACCCCAGGTAGGGACGCCAGGTCATCTCTCCTACCCGAGGTGCCTGGTCGTTGCTGTTGAAGGTGTCCTGGGCGTCGCTGAGCCAATCGATGAACCCTTCCCGGGTGATGGCTGCGTAACGCTGGGCATCGTCCGGATAACGGCCCCTCAATACCTGGTTCCAATAGCTGTAGTGATCACTCACGAACCTGGCGAAAGGCACGCCCTGGTGTTCGAGGCGAGCCCGCTGGATCGATTCGAACGACAGGAAGTGCAGCTCCAGTTCGGCGACATCCGGTTGTTGCCTGTCCAGAATCCGCGCTTGCAGGCGGGTACGCAACTGCCCCAGTTGCAGATCGAAGTCCGGCAGCCGGGCGGCCAGATCGGCATAGAGCGCTGGTGAGCCGATATAGAACTGCAGGATGGCCGCCGCCCGCTGGCGATCGCCCAGCGACAGCCCATCGGGCGCATCGGCATCGGCATCGCGGATGGCTCCGGAGAACCAATCGATGAACCGGCGCCCTCCAGCATCGTCCCGGGCGGCTTCCAATGAGCGCTGAAGGTCGGGAAAGATATTCAGCCAGTCATCGGCGGTATAACGGAAAGCTTCGGCGT
This genomic interval carries:
- a CDS encoding murein L,D-transpeptidase catalytic domain family protein → MTGLGVLCSPALAEKAKAQTLYNSLAHAAPELNPQALKSALSAMQCAVANGARQARHLAVIDYSQPSTARRLWIFDLRQKKLVLRDLVAHGQKSGENFATQFSNRLGSYQSSLGLFRTQESYQGAHGYSLRMDGLEPGFNDLARDRAIVIHAADYVNPLWSARQGRIGRSQGCPAVRPQVARQVIDRLKGGQFMFSWYPDPGWLKRSAYLNCQPQQVASILASSGG
- a CDS encoding class I SAM-dependent methyltransferase encodes the protein MNPEALHTLQTHLLTALASLPDETRRLFHGRGRCWPGLEQVTVDWLQGVVLVSLFKEPEPTQLDDLMSMLLALAASSTWQHSTAHTLAVQHRYLPQSLTQWLVGEPVDEWTLTEGGLRYRIDLGKKQNNGLFLDMRYGRDWVRAHASGKRVLNLFAYTCGFSVAAIAGGARQVVNLDMSRAALSRGRDNHRLNGHDLGQVSFLGHDLFKSWGKVINSGPYDLVIIDPPTFQKGSFLLTKDYQRVLRRLPELLAPHGTVLACSNDPATGPDFLIEGVTREAPGLAFVQRLDNPPEFPDADMACGLKALVFQAP